The sequence CATGGTCACTGAAGCACGCGGGAAATTAGGTAAAAAATTAGCCGAGATTACCCCCGGCAATCTCCGAAAAGTACTGTTCACCAATGCCGGCGCCGAGTCTATCGAGAATGCCATTAAGTTTGCAAGACTCTATACCGGACGCTACAAAGTGGTAACGCTCTACCAAAGCTATCATGGAGCATCATATGGGGCGCTTTCGGCGGGTGGTGACCCACGCGGCATTCCACATGACCAACAAGGCGTACCGAACATCATTCATGCAGAGAATCCATATTTTTACCGCTGCCCGTGGCACAGCGAAACGCCGGAAGAATGTGCCCAACGTGCCGCCGATCATATGGAGCGCCTAATCCAATATGAAGGCCCAAACCAAATAGCGGCTGTTTTGTTGGAGGGCGAAAGTGGAACCAGTGGTTGCATCAAATATCCCGCCGGATACATCCGTAAAATCCGCGAAATCACCGCCAAATATGGCATTTTATTGATTGCAGACGAGGTGATGAGTGGTTTTGGGCGTACCGGAAAATGGTTCGGGATGGATCACCACGAGGTCGTGCCAGACATCATGTGTTTTGCCAAAGGACTTACTTGTGGGTACGTACCACTTGGCGGGATGATGGTAACGGAAGAATTGGCCAATGCCTTTAACGATCGTCCATTGCCACTTGGACTTACCTATTCTGCCCATGCGGTTGCTTGTGCCACTGCAAATGAAGTCCTTTCGATTTACGAAGACGAAAACTTGATCGAAAATGCGGCACAAATGGGTCGGTACATCGAGGCTCAAGTAGCCAAATTAAAAGAAAAGCACCCTTCGATCGGAGATTTCCGAAACACAGGATTGCTGGGATGCATCGAATTGGTCAAAAACCGCGAGACCAAAGAACCCATGGCGCCCTTTAATGCCAATGCTTCCGAAATGGCGGTGATGAATAAAGTTGCGGCCAAATTGGGCGAATTGGGGCTATTTACCTTTGTGCGCTGGGGATACATTTTTACGGCTCCACCACTTTGTGTAACCGAAGCCCAAATAGACGAAGGCTTAGACATCATTTCTAAAGCCATCTCGATCGCTGACGAACACTGTAATTAATCCGTAAAGGGGCACTTCATTGGATGAATCCATAGTAGAAAGCCCCTTTTCTCTTTTCTATAATCCCTGTTTCTATGTCGCTCCCGTCAGATGTCTTATCGTCGCCGCTTTATAGCGAAGACCTTGCACCCGTCCCGCCGGAAAAACGAACTTGGCAAAAGTGGGATTTGGCCGCACTCTGGGTGGGCATGGCCGTTTGTATCCCTACCTATTTACTGGCTTCTTATATGATGCGGGCTGGTCTTAGTTGGCAAATGTCATTGTTTATTATTGGGTTAGCAAACTTAGTTATTACCATTCCAATGGCTCTGAATGGTGATGCGGGTGTGCGATATGGCATCCCATTTCCGGTGATTGGTCGGGCGGCATTTGGTACAAAGGGTATTCATTTAGCCGCGTTGGTGCGGGGGTTTGTGGCCTGTGGTTGGTTTGGTGTCCAAACGTGGATCGGTGGACTTGCCTTTTATTCGATTTGGAATGTGCTGACGGGAAGCGTGGGTACGCCGGAGCTTTCGTTTGGGAAATTTGTGGCGTTTGCGCTCTTTTGGGTGGTGAATATTTACTTCATCTGGCGTGGGACGGAGAGCATCAAGTGGTTAGAAGACTTCTCTGCGCCCATTTTGATCGTGATTGGTTTGGTTTTCATTTTTTGGGGCTATCAACAAGGCGGCTCCATGTCCAACGTCCTGCGGGTGAGCGAGCAAATGCAGCAACCCACTGCGGCCTGGACGAAAAAAGCCATTTCATCGGCCTCCGACGCGGAATTGGTCTTGATACTCCATCCTTTGGAACGTGTTGATGGAACACGCAAGGCAAGGGATTATCGGGTAATGAGGGCAAATGACACCCCTTTGGCGTGGCAACCAATCCCGCAAAATGCGACAATAACACTTCCGCGTGAATGGCGAGCAGCCACTAACGAACCCAACATAAAGGTCCAATTCCGCAGTGACAATAGCCAAACCTCGTCGTGGATTACAGCCTTGCAAGAAAAGCCCGATGCAAGTGTTCCCTTCTGGCAATACGTACTTTGGTTTACGGCAATGGTGGGTTTTTGGGCTACCATGTCCATAAGCATCTCGGACATTACCCGTTTCGCCAAAAGCCAAAAAGACCAAGTTTTAGGGCAATTTATCGGTCTGCCCGGAACCATGATTTTTTACTCCTTTGTGGGCATTTTTGTAACCGCCGCCGCACTCATTGCTTTTGAGGAGGTCCTTGTGAGCGAAGATGCGCCTTGGGATCCTGTCTCGCTGGTAGCCAAGTTCCAAAATCCGGTTGTGGTGGTTTTCGCGCAAGTGGCCATGTTGATCGCCACCCTAAGTACCAATATCGCCGCCAATGTTATTGCACCAGCAAATGCCATTTCTAACCTCTTCCCGCAAAAAATCAGTTTTCGTATGGGTGGTGTTTTGGCCGGATTACTGGGTGTAGCCTTGTGCCCATGGTGGTTGATGGATCAAATCAGCTCCATTTTGGTGTTCGTGAGTGGGCTTTTGGGACCAGTTCTCGGCATTTTGCTCTGCGACTATTTTGTGATTCGAAAAAAACAACTCGCACTTGCAGACCTTTACCGCGTGGACGGACAGTATGCCTACGGTGGCTCCGGTATTAACTCGGCAGCAATTATTGCACTTTTGGCCGGTATTTTAGTAGCGCTTTCAGGGTATTGGATTCCGGCATTGGACTTCCTCTATACACTTTCGTGGTTCTCTGGATTTATAGTGGCCTTTGGCGTGTATTATGCCATGATGAGAAACCGGAGCTAAGCATTTTTTTCCATTTTAACTTATTGAACCATGTCTATCCTTATTCAAAACGGTACTATCGTAACAACCGATGCGGTTTATCATGCCGATATTTTGGTGGAAGGTGAGACGATCTCGGCGATTGGCCATCATTTAAAAGCATCGCCAGATCGTGTTCTGGACGCGACCGGACTATTGGTCATGCCCGGCGGAATTGACCCACACGTACATTTGGACATGCCTTTTATGGGTACTTTCTCCAGCGACGACTACACAACCGGAACCACGGCTGCACTGCATGGCGGAACCACAATGGTGATTGATTTTGTGCTTCAGACGCAAGGCAAGCCACTCCGCCACGCCCTTGAAGCATGGCAAGGACGCGCCGCCGGAAAAGCATGTTGCGACTATAGCTTCCATATGGCCGTCACCGATTTTAACGACGAGACCCGCAAGGAAATTCGGGAAATGGTGGAAGACGAGGGTGTTACCTCTTTCAAAACGTTTATGGCCTACAAAGGCGCCTTGATGATAGACGATCGGCAGATGGTGGGCTTGATGAATGAGGTGAAAGCACAAGGCGGAATGGTAACAGTCCATGCCA comes from Rhodothermia bacterium and encodes:
- a CDS encoding NCS1 family nucleobase:cation symporter-1, with amino-acid sequence MSLPSDVLSSPLYSEDLAPVPPEKRTWQKWDLAALWVGMAVCIPTYLLASYMMRAGLSWQMSLFIIGLANLVITIPMALNGDAGVRYGIPFPVIGRAAFGTKGIHLAALVRGFVACGWFGVQTWIGGLAFYSIWNVLTGSVGTPELSFGKFVAFALFWVVNIYFIWRGTESIKWLEDFSAPILIVIGLVFIFWGYQQGGSMSNVLRVSEQMQQPTAAWTKKAISSASDAELVLILHPLERVDGTRKARDYRVMRANDTPLAWQPIPQNATITLPREWRAATNEPNIKVQFRSDNSQTSSWITALQEKPDASVPFWQYVLWFTAMVGFWATMSISISDITRFAKSQKDQVLGQFIGLPGTMIFYSFVGIFVTAAALIAFEEVLVSEDAPWDPVSLVAKFQNPVVVVFAQVAMLIATLSTNIAANVIAPANAISNLFPQKISFRMGGVLAGLLGVALCPWWLMDQISSILVFVSGLLGPVLGILLCDYFVIRKKQLALADLYRVDGQYAYGGSGINSAAIIALLAGILVALSGYWIPALDFLYTLSWFSGFIVAFGVYYAMMRNRS
- a CDS encoding aminotransferase class III-fold pyridoxal phosphate-dependent enzyme, which produces MANAQEILHNNLNYTLFSWSKQSGLNPLNIQSAKGVYLYTREGKRYIDFSSQLMNMNIGHGHPRVKEAVIRQMDEVAFVHPGMVTEARGKLGKKLAEITPGNLRKVLFTNAGAESIENAIKFARLYTGRYKVVTLYQSYHGASYGALSAGGDPRGIPHDQQGVPNIIHAENPYFYRCPWHSETPEECAQRAADHMERLIQYEGPNQIAAVLLEGESGTSGCIKYPAGYIRKIREITAKYGILLIADEVMSGFGRTGKWFGMDHHEVVPDIMCFAKGLTCGYVPLGGMMVTEELANAFNDRPLPLGLTYSAHAVACATANEVLSIYEDENLIENAAQMGRYIEAQVAKLKEKHPSIGDFRNTGLLGCIELVKNRETKEPMAPFNANASEMAVMNKVAAKLGELGLFTFVRWGYIFTAPPLCVTEAQIDEGLDIISKAISIADEHCN